A stretch of the Rosa rugosa chromosome 5, drRosRugo1.1, whole genome shotgun sequence genome encodes the following:
- the LOC133710098 gene encoding rho GDP-dissociation inhibitor 1-like — MSAAVEAMSATKDVGFSSQVQEVEFKNDKNSNKDAGGEPSLHHHDENDELKDEVDPDEEDELATFKCDKELVLGPKFSLKEQLEKDKDDESLRKWKQQLLGSVDLSALAVGESKEAEVRILSLTMMFRERPELVLPIPFTNKPKSSLFTLKGGSKYRTKFTFTVSKNIVSGLMYTTSVWKTGVKVHSSKRMLGTFSPRPDPYTYETEEDTTPSGMFARGWYFVRTKFLDDDGKCYLDASYYFEIQKNWAAPS; from the exons ATGTCGGCTGCCGTGGAAGCTATGTCTGCAACCAAAGATGTCGGTTTCAGTTCTCAAGTGCAGGAAGTGGAGTTTAAGAATGATAAGAACAGCAACAAGGATGCAGGTGGCGAACCAAGCCTGCATCACCATGACGAAAATGATGAGCTTAAAGATGAGGTTGATCCAGATGAAGAGGATGAGCTTGCCACATTCAAATGTGACAAAGAATTGGTTCTTGGCCCCAAGTTTTCTCTCAAGGAGCAGCTTGAGAAGGATAAA GATGATGAGAGTTTGAGGAAATGGAAGCAGCAACTTCTTGGGAGTGTTGATCTCTCTGCACTAGCTGTTGGAG AGAGTAAAGAAGCAGAAGTGAGGATTTTAAGTCTGACAATGATGTTCCGGGAGCGGCCTGAACTTGTGCTGCCGATTCCATTCACCAACAAACCAAAGAGCAGTCTTTTCACACTCAAAGGAGGAAGCAAGTACCGAACCAAATTCACATTCACTGTCTCCAAAAACATTGTCTCAGGCCTCATGTACACCACCTCTGTCTGGAAGACTGGTGTCAAAG TGCACAGTTCAAAAAGAATGCTTGGAACCTTTAGTCCTCGACCAGATCCTTATACGTATGAAACCGAAGAAGATACTACCCCTTCAGGCATGTTTGCAAGGGGCTGGTATTTTGTGAGAACAAAA TTTCTGGATGATGATGGAAAATGCTATTTGGATGCTAGTTACTACTTTGAAATCCAGAAGAACTGGGCAGCACCCTCTTGA